A single Bufo bufo chromosome 6, aBufBuf1.1, whole genome shotgun sequence DNA region contains:
- the FOXJ1 gene encoding forkhead box protein J1, whose protein sequence is MFDLPMAVPTDMADNWLSYQTEGEVGQESLSSTVNLDDSLTSLQWLQEFSIINANVGKTPLSSGDPHGYRHLPGSAAPCSPLAADPACLGMPHTPGKPTSSSTSRAAHLGLQPMEEIDYKTNPHVKPPYSYATLICMAMQASKKTKITLSAIYKWITDNFCYFRHADPTWQNSIRHNLSLNKCFIKVPREKDEPGKGGFWKIDPQYADRLMNGAIKKRRLPPVQIHPAFAGAQSTSSENNMGSVWPMTISSESHQLLKEFEEATGEQNWNSAGEHIWSLAENKGHKRKQPLPKRMFKAPRLSSSPMLSHDDQTELGPLKGDFDWEVIFDSNLGDNFSAFEDLEVTPPLSPVSQSVDLTVHGKHINCPQQWYPTGQNQVPVQNSLDFDETFLATAFLQHPWEEGRNDYLSNSTNLDQLFDLNEEFPPGLSDWNAMGPYLQ, encoded by the exons ATGTTTGActtgcccatggcggtgcccacAGACATGGCGGATAACTGGCTGTCCTACCAGACGGAAGGCGAAGTGGGGCAGGAATCCCTCTCTAGCACCGTGAACCTGGATGACAGTCTGACCAGTCTACAGTGGCTGCAAGAATTCTCCATCATCAATGCCAACGTGGGCAAGACCCCTTTGTCGAGCGGAGACCCTCATGGGTACCGTCACTTACCCGGTTCTGCTGCCCCTTGCTCACCACTGGCTGCTGATCCTGCCTGCTTAGGAATGCCACACACCCCAGGCAAGCCCACCTCATCTTCTACCTCAAGGGCTGCACACCTGGGACTTCAACCCATGGAGGAGATTGACTACAAGACCAACCCGCATGTGAAGCCGCCCTACTCCTATGCCACCCTCATATGCATGGCGATGCAGGCGAGCAAGAAGACCAAGATCACGCTTTCTGCCATCTACAAGTGGATCACTGATAATTTCTGCTACTTCCGGCATGCAGACCCCACCTGGCAG AATTCCATCAGACACAATCTTTCTCTGAATAAATGCTTTATTAAAGTTCCTCGAGAGAAAGACGAGCCGGGAAAAGGTGGATTTTGGAAGATTGATCCACAGTATGCTGACCGGCTTATGAATGGTGCCATTAAGAAGAGACGACTGCCGCCTGTCCAGATCCACCCAGCCTTTGCTGGAGCCCAGTCCACTTCCTCTGAGAATAATATGGGTTCCGTATGGCCTATGACCATAAGCTCTGAGTCCCATCAGCTACTGAAGGAGTTTGAGGAAGCCACAGGTGAACAAAACTGGAATTCTGCTGGTGAACACATATGGAGCCTTGCCGAGAACAAAGGTCACAAGCGCAAGCAGCCATTGCCTAAAAGGATGTTCAAAGCTCCCCGCTTATCCAGTTCCCCCATGCTGTCCCATGATGACCAGACAGAATTGGGACCCCTAAAAGGAGATTTTGACTGGGAAGTCATTTTTGACTCAAACCTTGGAGACAACTTCTCTGCATTTGAAGACCTCGAAGTTACTCCACCATTGAGCCCAGTCAGCCAATCTGTTGACCTCACAGTCCATGGCAAGCacattaactgtccgcagcagtggTACCCTACGGGGCAGAATCAAGTACCAGTCCAAAACAGTTTGGATTTTGATGAGACATTCCTGGCCACCGCGTTCCTCCAGCATCCATGGGAGGAGGGCAGGAACGACTATCTTTCAAACTCTACCAAcctagatcagctgtttgatctcAATGAAGAATTCCCTCCAGGACTCAGTGACTGGAACGCCATGGGTCCCTATTTACAATAA